Part of the Tenacibaculum sp. SZ-18 genome, TTGTTTTAGTTCATTGCAAAAATAAGAATGAAAAACCAGTAATATCTACTACAGTTGATTCCACAGAAAGAACAATTAAAAAACCTGTAAACAACTGTACGAATATTGAGTTTGAAAATACTTCTAATACAATTCATATTATAGTTGCTTTATGTGATAATAAATACCAAGGAATTATTCCTGTTCCTGAAAAAATAGGTAACGGACAAGATCCTAAAAATAACTTGTATTGGGGAACAGCATACGGAATCAAGTCTTACTTCAGAAGAAGTCCTAATTGGACTTTAAAACATGCGAAACAAGTAGATTCTATAATATTGGAAAGAATTATATTCAAGCATAAAACAAAGGACTATACGATTGTTGCAGATGCTTATGACGGAAAATATATTAAAAACGCAACTGAAACTTTTTTAAGAAGCTCTGCTGGTATTGAAAAAGACATTATAAATATAAACAAAGACACTATTGGTATAAAAGGTAACTCAAATTTGGTAGCCTATATTGGACATGATGGCTTAATGGATTTTCAACTAAATGAGAAATTCATAAATACCGATCACAAAAAGAGAGATGTTATCATTTTAGCCTGTTATAGTAAAAACTATTTCCAACCTCATTTAGAGAAAGCTAATGTAAACCCATTAGTTTGGACTACTGGATTAATGGCACCCGAAGCTTACACAATTCACGATGCTATTGAAGGTTACATAAATAAGGAATCAAATGAAGCAATTATTTTACGAGCTGCCAAAGCTTATAACAGGTATCAAAAATGTGGTTTACAAGCTTCCAAACGGCTACTAGTAAGCGAGTAAAGAATAAAATCAATAAAAATTATAGTTTAACAATCATCTCTATTAAAGAATAGTCTTGTTTCCAAAGATTAAATTTTTATTTGAACTTAAAAAGACTACTACAAATAGAAATAGAAGTATTTACATACTTTCAGGAATGGTTGAAAAAATAACATACTTATATTTCTTTAAATCTCATAAAGTAAAATCAGTTTTTTTATTTATCTGTTTGAAACTAATTTTCTTCTATAAGCAAAGCTCTTTCTTCTAAAATATGCATGAATTCCTAGCAACACTATTAAAGGTGTTAACCCATGAGGTAACCTAAATATGACTTGATATAAATTTTGATGTAATGTTTGTAATGGAAACTCCCAATAAAAATTTGCTGCCAATCTTGCGAAAGCAGTTAATAAGCCCCAAATAATAGCGTAAATTAGAGCATACTTTGCGAGCTTAGGAATAAAAATGAATACTGCCAAAATAAAATCTAATATACCAGCGACATATAAAAAAGTGATTGCAAAACTCTCGGAACAGCCAAAAATATTAATTACCATATCTACAAATTTTCCTGGTACAGGATAAGCTCCAAAGGCATATAATCCGTGTGAAAAAAATGTAATAGCAATTAAAACTTTAAAAATAAAATACAATCGAAACTTTTCGAAATTTTCATTGAAAGTGTATAAAAAAACAAAAGGTAATCCGAATTGAATACTATGTTCAAAGAATTGAGCTACATGATAAAACTTCTCTTTGGCTAACAAAACAGATAAAATAACCAAACTAATTCCTCCCAAATAAACAGGAATTCCGAATAGTTTTTTATTCGATTTTGTAACTAACAAAGTGCATCCTGCGGCTAATAAATATAAAAAACCATTACACTGAATAAATATTTGTATAAAATTATCGGTACTGGAGCTTGTAACATATTCTGACCAATTCATACCAAACCAATTTTCAATTATTGGTTTTAATAAAGATTCGTCCCAAAAAAAAGTACGATACGGCGCATCCCAAAACAAATGCTGCCAAGCTCTGCCTAAAAAGATTAAAAAAACAGAAACTTTAAGAAGGTTAGTTTGTTTCATACTTACAAAATAACCAAATACCATGTTAACTTAACAAAAGTAGAATGTTATATTATTTTAAACGAATGGTTATAAGATTTAATTTTCAATTAACATTCTCTCTTCCGTTATTTTGCCTTATCAACTTTTCTATTTTCGCTTCAAATTAATCAACCAACCCCTGCAAATCATGAAAAAACTTTTTTTATTGATATTGGTATTATTTGTTAGTATCAATGCAAACGCATCAAACGATAAATATCGTTTAACTTTAAGAGGAAATCCTTCTACTTCAATTGTTATCGGATGGAATCAAATTTCAGGAAGTAATGCACGCGTTTATTATGGAACAACAGATTACGGAACTAACTATACTAGTTATCCGAATTCCGCTGCACCAAGTAGAACCTCTTCTTACAAAGGAATGAATAACAACTTTGTAAGATTAACTGGATTACAACCAAACACGGCCTATTATTTTGTTATCATAGATAGCGAAGGAACAAGTCAACGTTTATGGTTTAAAACAGCTCCAAGTGATAGAAGCCGATTATCTTTTATTGCTGGTGGAGATTCAAGAAACAACAGAACTCCTCGTAGAAATGCAAATCTTTTAGTTTCAAAACTAAAGCCTCATGCTGTTTTATTCGGTGGTGACATGACTGACGATGACACAAATAGCCAATGGCAAACTTGGTTTAACGATTGGCAATTAACCATTGCTTCCGATGGAAGAATGTTTCCTATTATCGCTGCTCGCGGAAATCATGAAGACAGTAATAATAGTATTTATAATTTATTTGACACACCATCTACAAGTATTTATTATGCTATTACTTTTGGAAACAACTTAGTAAGAACATATACTTTAAATACTGAAATTTCTATTTCAGGAAATCAAACTACTTGGTTACGTAACGATTTAAATGCTAACTCAGGTGCTATTTGGAAAATTGCACAATATCACAAACCAATGCGTCCACATGTTTCTTATAAATCAGAAGGAAATAGCCAATATAGTAATTGGGCACAAACTTTTTACGACAACAAAGTTCAATTAGTTGTTGAGTGTGACGCACACACTGTAAAAACTACATGGCCGGTAAGACCTTCAACAGATTCTGGAAGCGATGAAGGGTTCGTTAGAGATAATACAAACGGAACAGTATACGTAGGCGAAGGATGCTGGGGGGCTCCTCTACGTTCTAACGGAGATAATAAAAGTTGGACTAGAAACTCAGGGCGTTTCAATCAATTCAAGTGGATATTTATTGATGAAAACAAAATTGAAACAAGAACAATTCAGGTTGATAATGCTTCTAGCGTTGGTGAAGTTTCTAACAATAATGTTTTTCAAATTCCTTCAAATTTAGATATTTGGAATCCATCAAATGGAAGTGTTATAACAATCAACAAATCAGGATCTACAGGTGGTGGTGATACTGGAAATGGAAATATTGATGTAGCTATTTCGAACGGAAGTGATGACGTTGAAGAGGATAAAAATGGTAAAATTTACGATGACAGTAGCGATTTAGAATTGGTTTATGATTCTTATAACAACTCTAGTTACCAAACTATTGGATTACGATTCAGAAATGTAAATCTACCAAAAAATGCTACAATTACTAGTGCTTATATTCAGTTTACAGCAGACGAAAGCCATAGCAACAGTGCTGATTTAGAAATAAGTTTACACAACTCAACAAACTCTCCAGTATTTACAGATTCGAACAATGTTTCAGGTAGAAGTACTTTTGCATCAAAAGTAATTTGGCAACCAAGCGGATGGTCGAGCGGGCAAACTGGAAGTGCACAAAGAACTCCGAGTTTAAAAAACATGGTCCAAAGTTTAGTAAATCAATCGGGTTGGACTTCAGGAAATAGTGTTAGTTTCATTATCAAGGGAAGAGGAACAAGTTTAACAAGTACTTCTGCAAAACGTGTTGCTGATTCTTATGAAGGAGGATCAAGCAAAGCGGCAAGGTTAATTGTTTCTTACACAAAAGAAGGGAACGGAGGTTCTACTCCTCCATCTGATATTTGTGATGGAATTTCGGAATGGCAAAGTGGTGTTAGTTACTCAGTTGGAGCAAAAGTTACCTACAACGGCAACCTATTTGAAAGGACTTCTAGTGGATGGAACTTTTTAGGAGCTTGTGGAACAGCTCAACGAAACGCTACAATTGTTTATCCTCCAATAGCCGACTCAGGAGTAGAAATTTACCCTAATCCTTTTTCAAATAAAATAAAAGTAACTGTTGGCAATCAATATTTTCAAAAACCACTGCATTTGCAGCTTTTTAACACAAACGGAAAACAGATTTATGAAGAACATTTTTCTTTAGACACTAGTGTTGAGAAAGTTATTTCTCCTAAAATTATAGCTACAGGAATTTATATTCTTACTGTAAAACATGGCGAAAACACAATAAAGAAACAACGATTGATTAAAAAATAGATCATTTCATCAAATAAAAACATAAGATTTTTTTAATCTTTTTTTGCCGCTTATTCTTTACGAATAGGCGGTTTTTACTTCTATATTTTCTACAAAATGATTTCCTTTTAAACCTTAGGTTGATTTTGGTCATTTCAATTAAAAGCTTACTTTTATACATGCTATGAGAACAATTACCTTATCTTTAAAAAGGCATAGAGGAAAACTATGTATTTTTATCTTTTTCGATTACAATTTGGAGATAATTACTTTATTGAAGAGTAAAACTCCCGCTCATTGGAGCAATTCAAAAAGAGCTTGGTACTTACCTTTTACAAACGAGAACAAAAACCTCTTATTAAATATATTATCAAAGTTTCGTGTTAAAAACAACATTTTTGATAACCATCTTGATTTAACTGAAGAGCAAAAAAAGTTTTTAAATGGATATTATTTATTTTTAAAAGGGAAGAGATATAGTAAAAGTACCGTTAAAACTTACACTCACTTTATTGCCCTATTTGTCAATCATTATAAAGTAAAAGAATTAAATACATTAAGTAATTTAGATGTTAGAAAGTTTATTGAAGACGTTTTCCTTAAAAGAAACTATTCAATAAGCACCCAACGTCAATTCATTAGCGCTGTTAAACTATTTTGCAATTATTTCCCAGAATGTAACATTACAAATTTAGAATTAACACGCCCGAAAAAGTCAAAAAAACTACCTGTAGTTTTATCTCAAAAAGAAGTTATCTCAATTATTAGAGTAACCAAAAACTTAAAACATCGTGCCATTATTACACTGCTATATTCATCTGGAATTCGAATAAGTGAATTACTCGCTTTGAAATTAGCCGATATAAACATTGAACGCAGACAACTTCGAATTGTTAATGCAAAAGGAAGAAAAGACAGATATGTAATTTTGGCCGAGAATTTTATTCCCTTATTATTAAATTATTATCATACTTATCAACCCAAAGAGTTTTTATTTGAAAATTTAAATAAAAACCAATATTCAGCAAGTAGTGTTCGAAAATTAATTAAAAAGTCATGTGCATTAGCTGGAATATTAAAAAATGTAACTCCTCATACTTTCAGGCACAGTTTTGCAACGCATTTATTAGAAGATGGAGTAAATTTAAGATACATACAAGATTTATTAGGGCATAGTAAACCAGAAACGACTATGGTTTATACGCAAGTAACACAAAAAAGTTTACTAAATATAAAAAGTCCGTTAGATCAAATAACCAAGAACACAAATATTAATGAATTGGAACAAAAGTTCCTGTTATCCGGAAAATTTCACCGATAAACAGGTATATTTGTTTGGATATAACGAGTTGTAGTGCATTGTAATAACTGAAAAAATGAAATTAATACATTGGACACCTAAAGAGAATAAAAGCCAAGTTCTTGAAAATGGAATTCTGATTACTGATACTTGGATTTCGTGTTCAATTCTGACACCTTTTAAAAATTTAAATCGTTGGTGGTTAGACTTTCTTTTAAATGACAAAGAATATGTTGGAATTATCTTTGAATTGGAAGAAAATGATTTTCCATTGGTTCACGACCATTGGATTGTTGAGGGACATAGTGAAACTAATGATGACCTTGAAGTTATTGCAAAAACAAGATATAGTTTAAAAGAAATATTGTCGAGTAATCCAAAATCAGTATTTGGAAATTTAACGAAGCTAAAACAAGGTTATGAACAGACAATAGTCTGGCGAATAGGAAATACGATAGATGACTCTAATTATTTAGATAAAGACGGGATTTATAAATCAGATGATAAAAAAATAATTGAATCAGGATTAAAGTTAATAAAATCGAACCCAAAAAAGGCGGCAAAGGACTTTTTTGATAATCCTGACTTTATGGAATTTGTCTTTGAAGACTATGAAATTCTCTTATTCACAAATGTTGAGCCAAACAGAATTGAAAAAGTAATTCAAGCGAATACAAATTATTCGTATAATGACTTAATGAATGAAATAAAGACGCACTACAACAAAGCGTATAGTTAATTGCTATTCCTTGCTAAACTAAAGGTAAGTGATTTTTTATAAAGCTAGTCTTTAACTCTAAATTTTTTACATTTAACGAAGCAACTAACCATACACAAACCGTTGTATGTAATAAGTCCAACTTCTGGCTTTTAAATACACTTTTTGATTGTGATTAAGGATAGGTAAAACAGGATTAAAATTAACTAAACGTAAGAATGCAGTTTAGTCAAGCTTATCGATTGACATCGTATGAGAGTTTCACTTTCAAATACGCATGCTAGCGTAAAAAGCTTGCCGAAATTAGAAGATTTTTTTGACAATGTCAAGTTTTAAAACGATAATTTAATTTAAATCAATGTTTTAGAGCGGAGCAGAAAATCATTTTTCAGATAACAAACCATATCAGTCTGTGGTTGATATAATTCATAATCTTGAAAAAACAAGTGAATTTAAAGTAATCTGAATGTAGCGCCTGGACTGACTACGTAAATATAAAAATAGAAACTATAAGATTTTAGCTATATTTACTACAAACAACAACGTGTAAATTGCATTAAAACGCAACTTACACGAAACGTTAGGCACAAGCTGAAATATGAAACCTGAGGAATTTAAAAACATATGGACTTTGGATAAGAATAAACTCAATTCAATCAGTCAGGAAAAACTAAATGGACTAGGACTTTCGGAAAATTCAATTGAATTCCTTGTAAAATCAGGATTACCAGAAAGTGCCGCACCTTTTTTATCTTTTTCGAAAGATTCAAATGATGTTTATGATAGTGTTCAAAAACTGACAACTATTTATAACTTTTTAGAACCTGAATTTGAAAAATATATAGTAATTGGCTCTTGTAATGACGGAGACCCAATTGTCATAAATACAGGAAATAATGACCGAATAGAATATCTCGACCACGAAGATTATTTCAGTTCACAACCTTTTAATTCTGATCTTTCTGCTATGGCTAAATGTTTAATAGCGTATCGGAATTTTGTAAAAAGAGTACAAACGGAAAATGGAGAAGATGCGTTTCTCGATTCTGATTTTACGGACGAACAATTCGAAAAATTAAAGTTGGACTTAAAAAATGCCGATTCAGAGGCTATGGAAAGTGACGGATTTTGGCTTCGCCAGTTAGAAATGGACTTGGTATTAAGAGAAGATGCTAATTATGAAAAATAAAAGCCAGCGCCTAACAATGTATAACCGCAATTACGGCGGATTCGACTTCGTCCGAATCTACTCGGTAATTACTAACGCTAGTTCTTAAACAAAATATGTAACTTTAATCCCGTAACAACAGTTATACAAATACGTTGTAAGTAATGCTGAAAAATCATCAAACCAAATGAATAAAACGATATTTGAAATTACCAAAATGGATTGTCCTTCAGAGGAAAATCTAATCCGAATGAAATTGGATGAAATTTCGAGTATTGCGAATTTGGACTTTGATATTCCAAACCGAAAATTGACCGTTTTTCATAGCGGAGAAATTGACCAAATCGAAAAGTCAGTTATCGAACTGAATTTAGGCGGAAAAAAAATCTCAACAGAACAAACTGACCAAACTGAATTTAAAGAAAACGAAAATCAGAGAAAACTACTTTGGTCTGTACTTGCCATAAATTTTGCTTTCTTCCTAATAGAAATGACTACAGGAATTATCTCAAAATCAATGGGACTTATTGCCGACAGTTTAGATATGCTTGCGGATAGTTTTGTGTACGGAATTAGTTTGTTTGCAGTTGGAGGAACTTTAATTAAGAAAAAGCGAATTGCTAAACTTGCTGGATATTTTCAAATAGCACTTGCGATTATTGGATTTATGGAAGTTTTAAGAAGATTTTTCGGAGCCGAGAAACTTCCCGATTTTTCTACAATGATTATCGTTTCTGTTTTTGCACTTATCGCAAACGGAATTTGTCTTTATATTTTGCAAAAGTCAAAGAGCAAAGAAGAGGCACATATGAAAGCAAGTATGATTTTTACCTCGAACGACGTGATTATCAATTTGGGAGTTATAATTGCTGGAATTTTGGTAAATTGGTTGAGATCGAGTAAACCTGATTTGATTATTGGAACAATCGTTTTTGCGTTGGTAATTCAAGGAGCATTTCGGATTTTGAAATTAAGTAAGTGAACGAAAAAAAACACTACTTACAACAACGTATATAAAAAATAGCGGTTTAATCACTTAAACGAAACAAAAGAAATAAATTAAAGGTCAGCTATAATCCGAAAAATTAGTGCTAAAAATCCGCTACTTTTCATATACGAGACCATTGGGTACAATTATGAAAAAAATACTATTGACCTTTTTTATATTATCTTATTCTATAATTTCGAGTGGACAATCTAAAATCAAAGGACAACTTTTTGATGAATATGGTAATGCTGCGTGGGCTGAAATATTTATAAACGGAGAACCCACCGAATGGATGAGCTATAATGGAATAATTAATCTAGTTTGTACTGAAAACGGAATTAACGAAATTACATTTAAATATTTTGGACATTATATAACAAAAATAAAAGTTGAATGTAATGACGACATTGTTGATTTAGGAGAAATTTATTTAATAAGTGGAAACTTTTGGTTAGATGGTCCAAAAAATGGTTTTATATCAGACAATTATAAAAATGGGAAAGTAAAATATAAAATAAACATTAAAAGGTGGAAACCTCACGGAGATTCAAAGTTTTATAACTCTAAAGGAGAACTAACTCAAAGACTAATTTATAAAAAAGGGAAACTTTTAAAAATTTATATTAGAGAAAATGGAAAGCTTAATGAGCTGAAATTTGAAATAACAAAAAAAGGTGAAATATTAACTGTACCCAACAAAGTATAAATTTTATTGCTGTTTTTAGTCTACTTGCGAAAGTCCTAGCGAACTTTCTAATTAGTAATAATTTACTTACTTTTAAAGTGAAAACAACGCAACAAACTTTATACAGAGCCGTTGTGTGCAATTAAAACAAACGATAATCAATGATAAAAAGAATTAGAATTACAACTTTATTACTTTCAATTTCAATAGCTGGATTTGGACAAGAGTTACCTGAAGAAAAATCTGAAAACCATATTCAAATTAAAGGAATGAATATTTTTATGGTTCCGCCAACATCATTTGAATCTTCAAATAACTTCAAAGGGTTTCAAAATCCTAATGACCAAACTTCAATGATTATGGCAATGGAAATTCCTGGACCTTATTCAGAAGTTTCCAAAGGTTTTAATTCCGAAATGTTACAAAAACAAGGAATGAAATTGAAAACAAAGAAAGAAATAAAAGTTGCTGAATTTGACGGAATACTTATAGAATTAGACCAATCAGCAAATGGAATGACTTTCTCAAAACAAATTATCGTTTATGGAAATGAAAAATCAAGCACCTTAATAAATGGTGTTTATTTAAAAGATTCTATTCAAACTGGTAAAAAAATCAAGGAGAGCATTTTAACAACATTTGTAGATTCAAAAACCGAAAGCAATCCAAGAGAAGCTTTGAATTACTCGCTTAATGAAAATGTTGGTTCTCTAAAGTTCAAGGCTGTAATGGGAAATGGAATGCTATTAAACCGTGATTTGAAAACACCAACAGAAAGTGAAGATAAAGCGACATTATTGACTGACAAATCATTTGCAAACGTTGAGATTAAAAACGAAAAATTGTTTTGTATTTCAAGATTAAAGAAATATCCAGACGATTATTCTGTAATTCCAAGCAAAGGAATTAATGAAATAGAAATTGACAATCTAAAAGGATTTGAACTTTTTGCTAAAAACAACGATAAGGAAAATGAGGAAATGTATCAAGTCATTTTATTTGACCAAAACGGAGGATATTATCTCTTTATTGGAACTTACGTTACTGGGAGTGAAAATGCAATTTCCGATATTAAAAATGTAATACAGACATTTAAAAGAAAAAAATAACTGCACACAACAAAACCTAAACTGCATTAAAACGCAGCTTAGCCAAACCGTTAACTATCATTGTCGAGAATTATGTGAAGTTCTCTTTTTGATAAATCAAAGTAAGCTTCAAAATTGTACTTTTCAAGAGTAATTCCAGCTTTGTCCTTTTTTTGAGAACTAAACGTTTTTTGGTTTGGATCATTTGCCAATCTCCTAATTTCTTGATTGTCGGTTCTTGTTTTGTGTTTGAAAAGTCTCTGGCTCGTTCCGATAACTTAGCTTACTTTTTACTTTTAAGTAGAACCTGATGGTATTTTTAGCCAATTCTCGCTGAACGTTCTGATCCGTTCTTTTTCTAAAAAAAGGCTTTATAGAAATCTTAAAATACGCAAACTAAATGCAAGTAAGGCTTGTAACTATTTATCTTTTATTGGCTGACAATTGTGCTTGTTTGTAAACCTTTAGATTTGCATTCTGTATCGTTTGCTTTCAGTGTAAAATTTTCTAACCGCTTTGAATTTTGGCTAGTGTTCTCCAACATTAGTTAACAGCGTGTATAAAAAATTGCTTCTTTCTCTATAAATCAAAAATTATATTTACTTTTAAATCATGAAAAACGAATGAAAAATTGCTACTAAAATCATCGCAACTTTTCATACACAATTACGTTGGCAAACATTTGATGAAAAACTTGAACTACATATTAATCTTTCTTTTGATTTTAAGTTCCTGCTCAAATTTGGACGAAAATAAACCTTTGTCTAAACTATTTTCAGACGATTATAAAAGTTTCGAAATTGATGACAAGATTGAAATTATAGATTTAGATTCAGTTTCAAATTTTTCGGAATTAAGACAAAAAATGGGCAAATTAACCTGTGAGGGAAAATCGTCAGGTTTAAGATTTAAATCAAATGATACTATTTATCATTTAATTGGATTTGCTAACTGTCCGAGTTCTGTAGAAATTGGATGTTACTTCAGGCGGAATTTATTATTTGTTAGAAATGATTCGTTGGTAATTGAATACGGGAAATCCAAAAAGAAAAAATCAATCACATTCCTAAAAGCGGAACTGAATGAGATAATATCTAAAACCTATAATTTTCAGTATAACGAAAACAAACTAAAACCAGCTTTAATCCATTTTTACGTTGAAGATAAATATCCCATTGAAACAACAAAAAGAACTCTAAAAGAAATTGTTAGACAGTTTAAAGAAATTAATTCACAAAACGGTTCTGACTATTTTAGATATAATATTCTGTTTGAGGGATTTGACATTACAAATATTCCGCCATCACCACCGCCACCAAAACCGAATGAATTTGATAACGAAAAAAAATAAAAACGATTTGCCAACAATGGCTATAGTTAATAAGGGTTTTGGTGCTTAACCCAGAGTTATGTGCTTTAAACCAAGTCCGCCAATTTTTTTGATTTGGCTTTAAAAAATTAAAACAAAATAAAAAGTTTTGGCTAAGTGCTTAATCGAAAATTTATTTACTTTTAATCCTTTACTAACCATAGCCGAGACGTTGTATGCAAGCTGAAAAATGAAAGACCAATTGAATAATATACTGACTGTAAAGCCTTGGATTATATTTTTATCAATAATCATACTATCAATCTTCTCTGAAACAATGATTGGAATTGTATTAATGATAATCTGGATATGCTTATTCACTTACTGGACTTTAGGAGTTGGAGAGAAATTGTACAACAAACTGAACGATAAATCTATTTTGAACCTAAAAAGATTTAAAATTCAAATTGGTTTCGTTGTTACATATCTTTTAATTGTTTTCTTGACTGTAGGTGGTTATGAAATAAATAATGAAAACATTGCTGAATATGGTTGGAAAGCTTGGTTAATTATTCCTCTTCATCTGATTTTAATGTATTATATGATTCACACAATCTACTTTTTATCAAGATGCATTACTACGTTGAGAAATCAAAAAGAAGGTTATGGTTGGTATATGTTAGGATTTTGGTTTTTTCCAATTGGAATATGGATAATTCAACCAAAAATAATAGAATTACTGAATGAAAAGCCAGCATACAACAATATATAACCGCAATTACGGCGGATTCGACTTCGTCCGAATCCACTCGAAATTGCCAGCATCAGTGCTTAACCGAAAACCATAACTAAAAACCCGTAACTGACGGTTATACGAGACCGTTGTAACACATTTCACCAAACTACCGTAAATGAATGAAATTAAGATACCATTAAGTAAAACGAAAATTATATTACTTATGATCGGAGCATTGGCATTTGTTATTGTTGGAGCTTGGGGAATTATAGAACCTGAAGAATTTGCTTCTATTCGTTATCCGAAAAACATTGTACTTTTAAGCGGAATAGTTGGAGTTTTATTCTTCGGACTATGCTTCATTTTCATTTCAAAAATAGTCTTTAGTAGAAAAACTGGTTTGATTATAAATGATGACGGAATCATTGACAACTCAAACGCAACAAGTGTTGGACTTATAGAATGGAAAGATATTACTGGAATAAAATCTTGGAAAACAGGTTCAACAAAAGTAATTGTTATTTTGACTTCTGAACCAGAAAAATATATTGAGCGTTCAAAAAATATCATTTCAAAAAAAGCAATGAAAGCGAATAATAGAATTTATGGTTCACCAATATCGATAATATCAAATTCACTAAAAATAAATTTCTCGGAATTAGAAAAACTGATTTTGGAACAAATTGATAGACGGATAAAATAAAAACGTGTTACAACAAAGTGTATAATTAATTGCGGCTGAATTTCCTCACCGGAAATTCAATCTTATTAATTATCTTTCCGCAACAACGGAAAACGACTAGCGTCCTTTTCCCGCAAAAAATCATACACAAATACGTTACCACACATTAAAAAAAATGACCACTTTAATAATATTTTTTTTGATTTTAATCGGTCTGAATTGTATTCCTTACCTAACAAAAAAGGAATTTCCGAGATTTAAAAATATCATTACCAGAGGATTAACAATTAGTCTAATCATTATATCAGTAATCGTAATATTTTTATAT contains:
- a CDS encoding DoxX-like family protein, with translation MKQTNLLKVSVFLIFLGRAWQHLFWDAPYRTFFWDESLLKPIIENWFGMNWSEYVTSSSTDNFIQIFIQCNGFLYLLAAGCTLLVTKSNKKLFGIPVYLGGISLVILSVLLAKEKFYHVAQFFEHSIQFGLPFVFLYTFNENFEKFRLYFIFKVLIAITFFSHGLYAFGAYPVPGKFVDMVINIFGCSESFAITFLYVAGILDFILAVFIFIPKLAKYALIYAIIWGLLTAFARLAANFYWEFPLQTLHQNLYQVIFRLPHGLTPLIVLLGIHAYFRRKSFAYRRKLVSNR
- a CDS encoding fibronectin type III domain-containing protein: MKKLFLLILVLFVSINANASNDKYRLTLRGNPSTSIVIGWNQISGSNARVYYGTTDYGTNYTSYPNSAAPSRTSSYKGMNNNFVRLTGLQPNTAYYFVIIDSEGTSQRLWFKTAPSDRSRLSFIAGGDSRNNRTPRRNANLLVSKLKPHAVLFGGDMTDDDTNSQWQTWFNDWQLTIASDGRMFPIIAARGNHEDSNNSIYNLFDTPSTSIYYAITFGNNLVRTYTLNTEISISGNQTTWLRNDLNANSGAIWKIAQYHKPMRPHVSYKSEGNSQYSNWAQTFYDNKVQLVVECDAHTVKTTWPVRPSTDSGSDEGFVRDNTNGTVYVGEGCWGAPLRSNGDNKSWTRNSGRFNQFKWIFIDENKIETRTIQVDNASSVGEVSNNNVFQIPSNLDIWNPSNGSVITINKSGSTGGGDTGNGNIDVAISNGSDDVEEDKNGKIYDDSSDLELVYDSYNNSSYQTIGLRFRNVNLPKNATITSAYIQFTADESHSNSADLEISLHNSTNSPVFTDSNNVSGRSTFASKVIWQPSGWSSGQTGSAQRTPSLKNMVQSLVNQSGWTSGNSVSFIIKGRGTSLTSTSAKRVADSYEGGSSKAARLIVSYTKEGNGGSTPPSDICDGISEWQSGVSYSVGAKVTYNGNLFERTSSGWNFLGACGTAQRNATIVYPPIADSGVEIYPNPFSNKIKVTVGNQYFQKPLHLQLFNTNGKQIYEEHFSLDTSVEKVISPKIIATGIYILTVKHGENTIKKQRLIKK
- the xerA gene encoding site-specific tyrosine recombinase/integron integrase → MRTITLSLKRHRGKLCIFIFFDYNLEIITLLKSKTPAHWSNSKRAWYLPFTNENKNLLLNILSKFRVKNNIFDNHLDLTEEQKKFLNGYYLFLKGKRYSKSTVKTYTHFIALFVNHYKVKELNTLSNLDVRKFIEDVFLKRNYSISTQRQFISAVKLFCNYFPECNITNLELTRPKKSKKLPVVLSQKEVISIIRVTKNLKHRAIITLLYSSGIRISELLALKLADINIERRQLRIVNAKGRKDRYVILAENFIPLLLNYYHTYQPKEFLFENLNKNQYSASSVRKLIKKSCALAGILKNVTPHTFRHSFATHLLEDGVNLRYIQDLLGHSKPETTMVYTQVTQKSLLNIKSPLDQITKNTNINELEQKFLLSGKFHR
- a CDS encoding SUKH-4 family immunity protein — encoded protein: MKPEEFKNIWTLDKNKLNSISQEKLNGLGLSENSIEFLVKSGLPESAAPFLSFSKDSNDVYDSVQKLTTIYNFLEPEFEKYIVIGSCNDGDPIVINTGNNDRIEYLDHEDYFSSQPFNSDLSAMAKCLIAYRNFVKRVQTENGEDAFLDSDFTDEQFEKLKLDLKNADSEAMESDGFWLRQLEMDLVLREDANYEK
- a CDS encoding cation transporter; protein product: MNKTIFEITKMDCPSEENLIRMKLDEISSIANLDFDIPNRKLTVFHSGEIDQIEKSVIELNLGGKKISTEQTDQTEFKENENQRKLLWSVLAINFAFFLIEMTTGIISKSMGLIADSLDMLADSFVYGISLFAVGGTLIKKKRIAKLAGYFQIALAIIGFMEVLRRFFGAEKLPDFSTMIIVSVFALIANGICLYILQKSKSKEEAHMKASMIFTSNDVIINLGVIIAGILVNWLRSSKPDLIIGTIVFALVIQGAFRILKLSK
- a CDS encoding STM3941 family protein, producing the protein MNEIKIPLSKTKIILLMIGALAFVIVGAWGIIEPEEFASIRYPKNIVLLSGIVGVLFFGLCFIFISKIVFSRKTGLIINDDGIIDNSNATSVGLIEWKDITGIKSWKTGSTKVIVILTSEPEKYIERSKNIISKKAMKANNRIYGSPISIISNSLKINFSELEKLILEQIDRRIK